DNA sequence from the Malus sylvestris chromosome 10, drMalSylv7.2, whole genome shotgun sequence genome:
CTTCTAAAATAGGTAATGACATGCTCCTGGCTCCTAACCAATGAGAGATTCTTCAACTTCCCATGCTGATTAATCTGTTGAACGCCAGAAAAGAATTATAGGTTACTATGCCTAgcatcattttttttccttcctaaaTTATAGGTTACTATGCCGGTGTACTTTCTTTATGCACGAGAGTTCGATACTCATTTTATAGTGTACATTAGTTTAATAGAATTTTGTTGGTCACTTAATACTAGAGTTTAGttgtattcttttttatttgtaagtgaaaggccTTAGGTTCGGTTCTCACCAAAgctaaatttgaaccacattattgcaaacccattgtgaggcttatcTCACTCCCacaccccttagtgtagataatatcatttgttcgccacttagtactacggtctagtgatattccgcttcacttgtaagtgagaagtcttaggtaCGATTCTCttcaaaagcgaatttgaaccacattattgctagcctattataAGACTAAGCCTACCCATttctcccttagtgtaaataatatcatttgttaaggaaaaaaaaaaagaatttcgTTAGTATCATAAATTAATACTTTGGAGGCTTAACCCAATTCTAGGCCCAGCCGTGGTACTCCCATTTCAAACTAATTTAATCTTACTTAGGGGTAGATTGAGTTGTAAATTGGGTTGACTTTGGCACCCGGGTCCATTTCACAATATATATTAAACCTTAAAAGGCCCGTTCGGATTGCTAATAAGCACTTTTACTACAAGTGTTTCTATTGTAAATCCATTGAAAAGCCCTTCCCCAAAAATCACTTCTACCTAAAAGCACTTCTTAAGTTTTCTGCCAAAAGAGCTTTTAGTTATTGATTGTTTGAGACGTAGTCCCAAATAGATACTAAATCGCAATACATACAAGTGAAAATCTAAATCATATTACATACAATTATAAATATATTCTAAAAAGCACTTCAACCTAAAAAGCACTTCTAAATTTTGCTACCAAAAGAGCTTTAAGTTAACAGTTTCTGCCAAAAGAGCTTTTAGTTAAATGTTCTCAAATAAATTCTAAATCGTATTAAGTACGAGTGAAAATCTAAATCGTACTACCTACGAGTGAAAAGTAATGGAGTCACATTAATAAGATATTGTCATTGTTGGCCACTTTTGCATCGAAAGAAACTCACGACAACATTGTCGTGGTTAAACATTACAACAACATGTTCATCCAACCCATTACCATTACATTCGGAACTGCTGCTACGAAATGAAAacgcaaaaataaataaataaaaaggcaGAATGGCTCTAACAAGTTAATGGTTGGACGTAATACTGTACATGGTATGTGAAATGGTTGGAGAATTCCCCGCACTGCACTAATTCCTTTTGAAAAGTAATAAACATCTGCTTGCCTTGGTTAGTGATGACCCCGTCTCAGGACGGACAGAAATCCTCCCGATGATTTGTGTCGTTCCACTCCATCGCCAACCTGTTCAATAAACTTGGTTTAGTGGTCACCTTCGCTCATATTATATTAATACATGTTTTGCCAAGTAACTGCAACCAGAATGTATACCTCTTCGGCTAATGTCTGCAGAATCTCTATGATTTCTGAGAAATCAGGTCTTGATGCTGGATCTTGCTGCCAGCATTTTTCGAGCAGCTCGGCAAGCTTGGGAGGAGCATTCTTTGGGATGGTCGGCCGTAAGCCCTGGAAAGACGGTAGGAAAACTTATACACAGTCCATCGTTTGAACAAAAGATGTACCACTCTAAGGGTTTATCATTCTTCTCCCTGGGCGGGCACCAAGCCAGTTACACAAGTGGTTTCAACTCCCAACGATTAATTAGTGATCAAGAAAACTAATCGTAGCTGAACAAGGGTAGAAGAATATGTCTCTGGTcactaactaaacaaaattgTAGAATGATAGTGTACCTTTTGGGAAACTCCGACGGCTGCTTGTAACGGGGTCAAGTATTCATATGGAAGCTGCCGATTTAAACAGAAGAAATCATAAACAAGAGCAATAGTAAaagaaatgataaaataaatgcTATCGACAAGCAATACCTTTCCAGTCAGTAACTCCCATAACACAACTCCAAAGCTAAAAATATCCGCCTTGTGATCATATGGCTTGTGTTCTATAACCTTCAATGGAAAAGAACTATTGTAAGGAAATGCCAACTAGAATTCATGTAATAGGAAAACACAGACACGGACTCATGGCGAAAATTTGGTAGCGACTAGCGAACAACCATTTTCTTAAACGTTGCTTTCATTTTCAAGCTCATTCTTCAAtagaaacttgaaaaaaaaaatgataataataATGTTATGATATAATAAAATGTGATAAGTAGGAAGGACATCCGGAGTTACAAAGAGAGCTGTGCGCATGAGAAACCCTAGGGTACAACCCAGATTAGTCTATCACTCCATGCTGACTACTTAATTCATGACAAAGGTTGCCAATTGCGCATCATTAAGGTTTACCCGCACACATGCCGATGGGGCACTtagtttatatattttaattatgtGAAAACCAAACTATGTGGTCTAATAATCATCTCAGATAATgatagggagactaaattttgtaaataaaattttgaaaactaaatgaaatggaagttgatgattgaattattatttaagcgttgataaacatgttcatttatATTGATGaaatatcatttagtttgcaattttTGTccacaaatttagtctctctaacaGTACCCATCAATCTCTCTCTTGTTAGACTATTAATTAAGACCATAAATTCAAACTTGATTTCTAATTGGCTAACATAACAGCGCCTATAagatatgtatatgtatacacTAAATGCTGATTGGCCAACATAACAGCTCCCTATAATATATGtataccctaaaccctaacaccTTCCTTCTCTTTGTGCATTTGTGCTAGTGTGTatattcacacacacatatataaaatttaaatgatGAAATGAACGAAAACAATCCAGAACTTTCAAGTGGAAGTACAGACCTCTGGAGCCATCCACCTATAAGTCCCAGTTTCTGCTGTCATTACTCCAGATTGAGATTTTACTCTAGCAACCCCGAAATCAGCAACCTTAACAACCTGTAAAGTGATGCATATATAAAAAAAGCTTTAGAAATGGTAGGTTAATGATCATTAAAGTATTAGCAGCTAAACTAGACAAAGAATTACTTTTCTAACTTGATTAAAGTATCATGAGGGTctcttacttcattttcatccaTCAAGAGATTGGCGGCTTTTAAATCCCTGTGGATTATGTTATTTTGATGCAAGTAGGTCATTCCCTTGGAAACATCAATTGCGACCTTGAGCAAGGATGGAAGCTTAAAAACTCCCTTTTGTTTATGCAAGTAGTCATACACACTTCCACCGGGCATATATTCTGCCATACGATGAGAATAAATCTTCAAAAAAAAGGAACTAATAACTACCAGTATTTGAAAATAAGTCATCAAAGTTATACAGTCATTGTAACTTACCTGTTACAATGCACAAGCTTGGATGCTTGGTACACGCACCAATGAATTGTACAACATTCTTGTGTCGAACTTTCCTACAAGTTTGAGAAATCTTTTGTCAAACTAGAAGAGAAACATATTGTGGAAAGAAATTATAGTAGATTTCAACCACTTCCTCGTTTCCttaaacaagaaaagaaaactgtTAAGAGGCCAACAAACGTTTGAAAGAATGTTACATGACAAACACAAACATTTAAAAGAATGTTTAGTTGAGGcatcaaatcaaattaaaaatatttagaagatcaaGTGAGCATGCATTTCTTATGATTCCCAACAGTTGTAGAGACCACACCTATTCATGTCCCTAAAACATACCAGCCTAGTATCTCTCCGGGAGTCAAAGCCCTATATATATAGCTCGCATGGCTATTGATTCAGGGCAAAGTCAAGTTCAATGTAAATGGTGCACATGTAGGTTAATATAAATTGATATACCTCATAATGTAGACTTCCTGGGCAAAATCTTTAAGCATATCTGGATTTACACACTCGGGCTTGAGGACTTTAATGGCAACTTCTTGAGTACAATATGTACCTTTATATCTGATAAAAGATCCAAAGTCAACCGCCACTCAAAAGTGCATGCTTGGCTGGGAgggaacaaaaaaagaaaaaaggggaaaaaccGATTCAAATAGTACAAGTATCTTATAATTCAAAACTTACAAATCTCCACAGGACCCAGATGCAACTTTATTCCCAAACTTCAACTGTCTAGGATCAAGTTCCCATACATCAGTCCCATCATTAGGTATTTCCAGATGATCAGGTTCAGTTTTGATCACTACTTGATCATGCTCGCTGCCAAAAGATGATGATTGATGAGTTGGCGGCCACGGCCTCTGCACATAAATACAAAGTTCAAATGAATGATGCATTCCTCATGAAATTGCACGTAGATCATGGGAAGGTAAAGGTTACAGTATAAGGAAAAGATACGGATGCAcctcaattaaaataaaatgaaagaaatatTATACTGATGGGACATCACTCGTTGTAATCCACCCTACTCAGTCGAAAAAGAAACTAACTAGTAGAATAGAATCACCTCAATCTTTATAACTTCCTTTTGTATTGCGATCTTAAGCTTCTCTGTTTCCTGTTTCAAGAACAAGTTGGCTAACTTAGTTTCTTActgtaaataaaataaaaaaccgcTGTTTGCAGACTGTTTGGAAAAGCCTGAAGTTGTAATACTTCTTCGGTAAAACACTATTGAATCAACATCATGTTTACCTTCTTAGGCAAACAAATGCTTTATTAAAAACCAagcaattgaattgaattgtcTAAAATTATGTGTATGTACCTCGTAACGCCATCCATCAACAACAAAGACATCCAAGGAGTAACCATCTAATGTGGAAAAAGCATGTGCTTCTTGGATGTTCAGCCCAATCTCCGCAAGCAAGGAAGTTAACTGCCAAATTTATCATGAGAGCGATGACCAGGAAGTATAAGAGGTAGGTGTGTGAAGATATAATATTCACAGAAAAATCTATGTATTTCATGTGCGTGACCCTCATATAGAGGCAAAATCAAGTTGAAAATATGTGAATTTATGTTTTTaccaatgttttaaaaaaagaGCCTTGAGGCGCACCTAGGCGACTTTGGAGGGAGGGTGGGGATGAAAATGCCTCTGCCAACGGGAGTAGGTTTAAACTTACCTAGACGTGTTTGAGGCGAGCCTAGGCGGCTGAGGCGCTTGATTGGGTGTTCCCAGGACCCTTCAGCGGTCCAAAACCTTGCTTGAAATTTCCTAGGGACCCCTCTAAGTCGAAGATTGGGCTTTACCCGTTGCCTCTGTAAAAGAGGTGAGGCGGTGTCTTCACGAAGAAGaagagttttttcttttttaatggcTTGGCCCAAAACGGCACCGTTTTGGCTACATCTATAACCCCCAACAGATCCCCCTTCTTCCCCATCCCAATATCCGATTCTCCCATAATCGTAGTTCACCCAATCCCCAAACCCCAATTCACCAATTCCCCAATTCCCCGAACCCTAAATTCTCAATCCCTTTA
Encoded proteins:
- the LOC126584785 gene encoding serine/threonine-protein kinase STY46-like isoform X1; protein product: MVTKDNSESCGSRALNNSSSSPAQSRQQGQKLGVYNEVLRRLKDSKNDEAIRPGFDDELWAHFNRLPTRYALDVNVERAEDVLMHKRLLHLAHDPAHRPAIEVRLVQVHSIADMSAADTMNTDPPGKDAAQSSNISTRQSIHPPPAFGSSPNLEALALEANKSEDHDAEHAVHARTQFTWPITHEITFSTDDKPKLLSQLTSLLAEIGLNIQEAHAFSTLDGYSLDVFVVDGWRYEETEKLKIAIQKEVIKIERPWPPTHQSSSFGSEHDQVVIKTEPDHLEIPNDGTDVWELDPRQLKFGNKVASGSCGDLYKGTYCTQEVAIKVLKPECVNPDMLKDFAQEVYIMRKVRHKNVVQFIGACTKHPSLCIVTEYMPGGSVYDYLHKQKGVFKLPSLLKVAIDVSKGMTYLHQNNIIHRDLKAANLLMDENEVVKVADFGVARVKSQSGVMTAETGTYRWMAPEVIEHKPYDHKADIFSFGVVLWELLTGKLPYEYLTPLQAAVGVSQKGLRPTIPKNAPPKLAELLEKCWQQDPASRPDFSEIIEILQTLAEEVGDGVERHKSSGGFLSVLRRGHH
- the LOC126584785 gene encoding serine/threonine-protein kinase STY46-like isoform X5; the encoded protein is MSAADTMNTDPPGKDAAQSSNISTRQSIHPPPAFGSSPNLEALALEANKSEDHDAEHAVHARTQFTWPITHEITFSTDDKPKLLSQLTSLLAEIGLNIQEAHAFSTLDGYSLDVFVVDGWRYEETEKLKIAIQKEVIKIERPWPPTHQSSSFGSEHDQVVIKTEPDHLEIPNDGTDVWELDPRQLKFGNKVASGSCGDLYKGTYCTQEVAIKVLKPECVNPDMLKDFAQEVYIMRKVRHKNVVQFIGACTKHPSLCIVTEYMPGGSVYDYLHKQKGVFKLPSLLKVAIDVSKGMTYLHQNNIIHRDLKAANLLMDENEVVKVADFGVARVKSQSGVMTAETGTYRWMAPEVIEHKPYDHKADIFSFGVVLWELLTGKLPYEYLTPLQAAVGVSQKGLRPTIPKNAPPKLAELLEKCWQQDPASRPDFSEIIEILQTLAEEVGDGVERHKSSGGFLSVLRRGHH
- the LOC126584785 gene encoding serine/threonine-protein kinase STY46-like isoform X4 encodes the protein MVTKDNSESCGSRALNNSSSSPAQSRQQGQKLGVYNEVLRRLKDSKNDEAIRPGFDDELWAHFNRLPTRYALDVNVERAEDVLMHKRLLHLAHDPAHRPAIEVRLVQVHSIADMSAADTMNTDPPGKDAAQSSNISTRQSIHPPPAFGSSPNLEALALEANKSEDHDAEHAVHARTQFTWPITHEITFSTDDKPKLLSQLTSLLAEIGLNIQEAHAFSTLDGYSLDVFVVDGWRYEETEKLKIAIQKEVIKIERPWPPTHQSSSFGSEHDQVVIKTEPDHLEIPNDGTDVWELDPRQLKFGNKVASGSCGDLYKGTYCTQEVAIKVLKPECVNPDMLKDFAQEVYIMRKVRHKNVVQFIGACTKHPSLCIVTEYMPGGSVYDYLHKQKGVFKLPSLLKVAIDVSKGMTYLHQNNIIHRDLKAANLLMDENEVVKVADFGVARVKSQSGVMTAETGTYRWMAPEVIEHKPYDHKADIFSFGVVLWELLTGKLPYEYLTPLQAAVGVSQKGEE
- the LOC126584785 gene encoding serine/threonine-protein kinase STY46-like isoform X2 codes for the protein MVTKDNSESCGSRALNNSSSSPAQSRQQGQKLGVYNEVLRRLKDSKNDEAIRPGFDDELWAHFNRLPTRYALDVNVERAEDVLMHKRLLHLAHDPAHRPAIEVRLVQVHSIADMSAADTMNTDPPGKDAAQSSNISTRQSIHPPPAFGSSPNLEALALEANKSEDHDAEHAVHARTQFTWPITHEITFSTDDKPKLLSQLTSLLAEIGLNIQEAHAFSTLDGYSLDVFVVDGWRYEETEKLKIAIQKEVIKIERPWPPTHQSSSFGSEHDQVVIKTEPDHLEIPNDGTDVWELDPRQLKFGNKVASGSCGDLYKGTYCTQEVAIKVLKPECVNPDMLKDFAQEVYIMRKVRHKNVVQFIGACTKHPSLCIVTEYMPGGSVYDYLHKQKGVFKLPSLLKVAIDVSKGMTYLHQNNIIHRDLKAANLLMDENEVVKVADFGVARVKSQSGVMTAETGTYRWMAPEVIEHKPYDHKADIFSFGVVLWELLTGKLPYEYLTPLQAAVGVSQKGLRPTIPKNTPPKLAELLEKCWQQDPATRPDFSEIIENLQTLAEEVGDGVERHKSSGGFLSVLRRGHH